In Myxococcaceae bacterium JPH2, the following are encoded in one genomic region:
- a CDS encoding stage II sporulation protein M yields MAPSLPGFVSRRRPDWDALAGLLTRQRSGTLRLEELRTLDALYRRAAADLAHAQTFFPGTDAHRFLNQLCGQAYSAIYQPPRERWAAVRDFYRRDFPATLRRELRFVGVSAALLGLGILLGALVVLLEPRGAELLVPERVRASISAGRMWTDDLLSVTPPHTVASRIATNNLSVTLFAFASGLLLGLGTLYTLINNGVQIGAIGALCLRDGLAHGFFDFISAHGPVELSIIVIAGGAGLMVGQALIDPGELPRGQALAQRGREAVKLVLGCAPFLAFIGCVEGFVSPGSLFPTWAKAALGLSLGALLWSYLLRTGRTAAVATEAVPADSAS; encoded by the coding sequence ATGGCCCCCAGCCTCCCGGGCTTCGTCTCGCGGCGCCGTCCGGACTGGGATGCGCTGGCCGGACTCCTCACGCGGCAGCGCTCCGGCACGCTGCGCTTGGAGGAGTTGCGCACGTTGGACGCGCTGTACCGCCGCGCGGCCGCGGACCTCGCGCATGCCCAGACGTTCTTTCCTGGCACCGACGCGCACCGCTTCCTCAACCAGCTCTGTGGCCAGGCGTATTCCGCCATCTACCAGCCGCCCCGCGAGCGCTGGGCCGCCGTGCGAGACTTCTATCGGCGAGACTTCCCCGCCACGCTGCGACGCGAGCTGCGCTTCGTGGGCGTGAGCGCGGCGCTGCTCGGCCTGGGGATCCTCCTGGGCGCGCTCGTGGTGCTCCTGGAGCCGCGCGGCGCGGAGCTGCTCGTCCCCGAGCGCGTGCGTGCCTCCATCTCGGCGGGCCGCATGTGGACGGATGACCTGCTGTCCGTCACGCCGCCGCACACCGTGGCCTCGCGCATCGCCACCAACAACCTGTCCGTGACGCTCTTCGCCTTCGCGTCGGGGCTGCTGCTGGGCCTGGGCACGCTCTACACGCTCATCAACAACGGCGTGCAGATTGGCGCCATCGGCGCGCTGTGCCTTCGCGACGGGCTGGCCCACGGCTTCTTCGACTTCATCAGCGCGCACGGGCCCGTCGAACTGTCCATCATCGTCATCGCGGGAGGCGCGGGCTTGATGGTGGGCCAGGCGCTCATCGACCCAGGGGAGCTTCCCCGGGGACAAGCGCTGGCCCAGCGAGGGCGCGAGGCCGTCAAGCTGGTGCTGGGCTGCGCGCCCTTCCTCGCCTTCATCGGCTGCGTGGAGGGCTTCGTGTCGCCCGGCTCGCTCTTCCCCACCTGGGCCAAGGCCGCGCTGGGCCTGTCCCTGGGGGCGCTGCTCTGGAGCTACCTGCTGCGCACGGGCAGGACGGCGGCGGTGGCCACCGAGGCCGTGCCCGCCGACAGCGCCTCGTGA
- a CDS encoding Hsp20/alpha crystallin family protein — MADLPVRRGGGERLTARREWDPFHRMRELISADPVEELSRLLTGRSDTGGFAPAFDVKETKDAYIFKADLPGVDEKDVDVTLTGDRLTVSGKREVEQQDSSDRFYTYERSFGSFSRSFTLPEGVNAEQVDAQLKDGVLRLTLPKRPEVQPKKIKLGSGEGKAKA; from the coding sequence ATGGCAGACCTTCCTGTACGGCGCGGAGGGGGCGAGCGGCTGACTGCTCGGCGGGAGTGGGACCCCTTCCACCGCATGCGAGAGCTGATCAGTGCGGACCCGGTGGAGGAGCTCAGCCGCTTGCTGACCGGGCGCTCGGACACGGGCGGCTTCGCGCCCGCGTTCGACGTGAAGGAGACGAAGGACGCCTACATCTTCAAGGCGGACCTGCCCGGCGTGGACGAGAAGGACGTCGACGTGACGCTCACGGGGGATCGCCTCACGGTGAGCGGCAAGCGCGAGGTGGAGCAGCAGGACAGCTCGGATCGCTTCTACACGTATGAGCGCAGCTTCGGCTCGTTCAGCCGCTCGTTCACCCTGCCCGAAGGGGTGAACGCGGAGCAAGTGGACGCCCAGCTCAAGGATGGCGTGCTGCGGCTCACCCTGCCCAAGCGCCCGGAGGTCCAGCCCAAGAAAATCAAGCTGGGAAGCGGCGAGGGCAAGGCGAAGGCCTGA
- a CDS encoding HEAT repeat domain-containing protein, whose amino-acid sequence MRPLVAAALLVATFARAQQAPPAPAPASTAATKAPPRPAPAKPAPAPAAPASPPITAPDLPATPAEGALLRGLLAAAEPAPEEIRAIAIEDLALLGDARALDPLAALIWDPNPRIQQAALRAVALFQHRRAEEILGNVVRHTKLPDALKIQALSGLIFQRTASARRTVQDVAADSRMGWAVQNAARTVAAQWDAAPAPPR is encoded by the coding sequence ATGCGTCCGCTCGTCGCCGCCGCGTTGCTCGTCGCCACCTTCGCCCGCGCCCAGCAGGCCCCCCCGGCCCCCGCCCCGGCCTCGACGGCCGCCACCAAGGCCCCACCGCGTCCCGCGCCCGCCAAGCCCGCTCCGGCCCCGGCCGCGCCCGCCTCGCCGCCCATCACCGCACCCGACCTGCCGGCGACTCCCGCCGAGGGTGCGCTCCTGCGCGGACTGCTCGCGGCGGCCGAGCCCGCCCCGGAGGAGATTCGCGCCATCGCCATCGAGGACCTGGCCCTGCTGGGCGACGCCCGCGCCTTGGACCCGCTGGCCGCGCTCATCTGGGACCCCAACCCGCGCATCCAGCAGGCGGCTCTGCGCGCGGTGGCGCTGTTCCAGCATCGAAGGGCGGAGGAGATCCTCGGCAACGTGGTGCGCCATACGAAGCTCCCCGACGCGCTCAAGATTCAGGCCCTCAGCGGGCTCATCTTCCAGCGCACCGCCAGCGCGCGCCGCACTGTCCAGGACGTAGCGGCCGACAGCCGCATGGGCTGGGCCGTGCAGAACGCCGCGCGCACCGTGGCGGCCCAGTGGGACGCCGCGCCGGCGCCGCCACGCTAG
- a CDS encoding J domain-containing protein: protein MSAAVASWNWQTLDNVEVECTHCSVRMTLQAGHRVKYFRCSSCHRWVSSTYTDVLRADAKIRTHPVKDTAEADARFMEVKGRLDRWLTALEDQDPYHVLGVSPLDSPDVVRARYRELAMERHPDRGGSAEKMRELNAAYERILKHRQRKRHEALSAGTASVATAAVLPVRSR from the coding sequence ATGAGCGCCGCGGTCGCGAGCTGGAACTGGCAGACGTTGGACAACGTCGAGGTGGAGTGCACCCACTGCAGCGTCCGCATGACGCTCCAGGCGGGTCACCGGGTGAAGTACTTCCGGTGCTCCTCCTGCCATCGCTGGGTGTCCAGCACCTACACGGACGTGTTGCGCGCGGACGCGAAGATTCGCACGCACCCCGTGAAGGACACGGCGGAGGCGGACGCGCGCTTCATGGAAGTGAAGGGGCGTCTGGACCGCTGGCTGACGGCGCTGGAGGACCAGGACCCGTACCACGTGCTGGGCGTGTCGCCGCTGGACTCCCCGGACGTCGTCCGTGCGCGCTACCGCGAGCTGGCGATGGAGCGGCACCCGGACCGGGGCGGCTCGGCCGAGAAGATGCGCGAGCTGAACGCCGCCTATGAGCGCATCCTGAAGCACCGCCAGCGCAAGCGTCACGAGGCGCTGTCGGCGGGCACGGCCTCGGTGGCCACCGCCGCCGTCCTGCCCGTGCGCAGCAGGTAG
- a CDS encoding RDD family protein: MSTSAPAPHLDVATPERVALTLPVAGIGYRCLAWLVDASLLFAVWVALYFIVTLLLTDVLGALQALSGVGQTLLALGLFATQWLYWTLAEVFFHGQTVGKRVLGIRVVRMDGSPVGVFESAVRNICRVLDFLPVLYATGCITMLLTRQHRRLGDLLAGTVLVREEAINLDAYTTPAAERPAPSAAERPLSTEEVELVLAFLSRARNLEPGVRKRLGTRLVDRVGAHLSDAERDAVLRSADATETFLRVRARAGH, translated from the coding sequence ATGAGCACCTCCGCCCCTGCCCCCCATCTCGACGTCGCCACGCCTGAGCGCGTGGCGCTCACCCTGCCCGTGGCGGGCATCGGCTACCGCTGCCTCGCGTGGCTGGTGGATGCGAGCCTCCTCTTCGCCGTCTGGGTGGCGCTCTACTTCATCGTCACGCTGTTGCTCACGGATGTGCTCGGCGCGCTCCAGGCACTGTCCGGCGTGGGACAGACGCTGCTGGCCTTGGGCCTCTTCGCCACCCAGTGGCTGTACTGGACCCTGGCCGAGGTCTTCTTCCACGGGCAGACCGTCGGCAAGCGCGTGCTCGGCATCCGCGTGGTGCGCATGGACGGCTCGCCCGTGGGCGTCTTCGAGAGCGCCGTGCGCAACATCTGCCGCGTGCTCGACTTCCTGCCCGTGCTCTACGCCACGGGCTGCATCACCATGCTCCTCACCCGTCAGCACCGCCGGCTGGGAGATCTGCTGGCCGGCACGGTGCTCGTGCGCGAGGAGGCCATCAACCTGGACGCGTACACCACGCCCGCCGCCGAGCGCCCTGCCCCGAGCGCCGCCGAGCGCCCGCTGAGCACCGAGGAGGTCGAGCTGGTGCTGGCCTTCCTCTCGCGCGCCCGCAACCTGGAGCCCGGGGTGCGCAAGCGCTTGGGGACGCGGCTGGTGGACCGTGTGGGCGCGCACCTGAGCGACGCGGAGCGCGACGCGGTCCTCCGCTCCGCCGATGCCACCGAGACCTTCCTGCGCGTCCGAGCGCGGGCGGGCCACTGA